The region GTAACATTTCCAGGCATTTGTATAACTTGGGGACTAGTTGTCATGGTCCTCATCTACACCGTTGGTCACATCTCCGGCGCCCATTTTAACCCCGCCGTTACTATTGCTTTTGCCTCCGCGAGCAGATTTCCATTAAGACAGGTTATCATCTCATACTTAGTATGAATAATATTATGTTTTATATATAATGATGCGTAATTAATTTTAATCATTGATATTTTTAAGCGAAATCTAAATTTAGTATTATTTTATTGGGATTGAGTAACTAGCATGACTAACTATAGCCAATGTTCATTACCAAAAATATATGCATGGTAACCAAAGTAACCATAATAAGTTTGATTAAATccagtttttttttgtttttgttttaattggTTTTCATTTACAAATGTAACattctcatttatttatattgttgtgtattaaattttattttgagggTTAAATTTTTTCATTTTGGTATGAATAGAACTAATTTCCACTACAAGTAAATGTGCTTATAATAcactttttaaggaaaaaaaaacatgCCAAGATAGGTTTTtaaagaaatatattaaaaaagaaaaagaaaatacttCCATATTTTCCTTATAATCATCGAAAAAAGTGTTTTCGGTAATTCTGTATAAACTGCCAAGATAGATTCTTAAGAAAGTGAATtcgatctaaaaaaaaattagttcccATCTAAATGAGTGATCATCGAAAAAATTCTCTCTAGGGTTCTACGAATGAGAAAAAGTGGGTATGGACGACAACCATTCTTTGAATTTGGTTCAAGCGGGCTCATCTCTTTTCTGGGCTAGCTCGCAAAACCTAGACTCCCACGGCGTGCTTTATCCCACCATTCAAACAATCAAAATCAATGCAATTTTCAACTGCAATTAAGAATCGTCGAAAAatagttttgtttttttgttgtaaTTTGTTTTTGAAAGTGATCCAAATGAGACAACTCTTACCCTCAACATAAAAACCCATGATGTTGTATGTGATATTATATGTAGGTACCAGCTTATATAGTTGCTCAAGTTTTGGGATCAACCCTAGCAAGTGGCACCCTTAGGCTGATGTTTACTGGGAAAGAAGACCACTTTCTTGGGACAATGCCGGCAGGCTCCAACATGCAGTCCTTTGTGATTGAGTTTATTATCACTTTTTACCTTTTGTTTGCTGTTTCTGGTGTTGCCACTGATGATAGAGCGGTTTGTACACTTTTAACTTTAGTAAAATCCTTTTACTTACATTTAACTTGTGATTAATTTTTGTTGGGGTTAACTACTATTATCATATTGCATTTTCTTATAAATTTAATCTTGATtacttgttttaatttatttatttagtatatatttgtTTGGCAAATCTAACTCAATTGCTTTAAAGCACTCACGGTAGCTTCTCTTCTCTATTCTTTAAAATATATCTCTAAAACCCAactttttctattttacatcAATTTTTTACAAAATACCATACACCAATTTCTCTATTCATTTctctatattatttaaatattatattttattcatttcaaCTATTTTCTCTAATATTCAACAATGAcctcacattttttttaatatttacaatggaaaaagaaaaaagaaagaaattatTAAAATATGTTTTGATGCATTTCCAGTATTCTATAAATGTAGAAGAGTTACAGTACCTTCCTGTAAAAGATATAGATGATAGAGAAGTTGTCGGAGCACTTTTTTACCACATATTCTTTATATTTTATAGATTTTGATAGTTTATAGTTTCTGCTGCGAGTGCTCTTAGTGTTCAATTGTATCTGTGCGTGCAAAGACATAATCATAAAATTTGGATAATGGTGTTTTAAActtgaaataaaaaataacaaaacaaaatttACCGTAGAGTTTACATTTATCAAGATGGAGAATATtgtctatatatttttttaatttttgtctaATTTTTATACCCTAGCAAGATGGAGTGATTTTGGAATGTAAAATCTAGAAGAATATCTACTTTGGTGCTATTTTTAATAACTATTATTTGAGTGGGAACATGTATGATTAATTATTTACTTTTCTTCAAGagctatatttatattttacaagtgattttgtttttttttttatcatttcaaTATATTTCAGGATTTTTATTTATGCAGATTGGTCAACTTGCTGGGATTGCCATCGGTGCTACTGTTCTATTAAACGTGTTGGTAGCAGGGTACtgaattttaattagtttttttttactcaataatttatttaaatattaaaaataataataaatagttCAATCATAGCCTAATTAATGGGGTTGGGCTTCTCCAATGCAGGCCCATTTCTGGAGCATCTATGAACCCAGCAAGAAGCTTAGGCCCAGCAATTGTATGGGGCCATTTTAAAGGAATATGGATTTATCTCATATCACCAACTCTTGGGGCCATAAGTGGTGTTTGGGCCTATAACTTGATTAGGTTTACTCCTAAGCCTGTTAAGGTTATCACCAAAACCAAATCCTTTCTCAAAACTCCTCCACAAAAATAATCAAGACtagttatcaaaaaaaaaaaaaaaagacttgtaTTTTCTGTAGGCtggggatttttttttcttcagaaaattgttaattatttgtatattttctatttggattattgcaatttattatgtatttattaaacaTAGTGCAAATAATCTTAGTTTATTGGAAAATGGCATTTATGTGGAACATAGAATACAGATTCATGAATGTAaaatatttagaaaatatttGTTTAAATGTTAAAATTGAAAAATTAGTGAActaaatatggaaaaaaaaatcaGGGAGTTAGTAATACTTTTTTATTGCAAATTACCCATAAAAgtacaaatttaatttattataattgtccattcaatatcatttttttattttctgcTAAACTTTATGTATAGGttacaaaatataataaaattattagaaaaaatcatttaattattattttaaatttatatacatatctACATTTTGTATTAATTTAGTGCTAAACATGATATACACCTCTTAAAATTATTCAAATGAGACACATGGGTGACCCAAGCCCTTAGAAATAAATAAGAGTATGGATCATCAACCAACATATTTTGAAaaccaaattattatttttttgatcaTCTAGGAATTAAGAGCTGTGCTATACGTCCCGACGACGAGCACAATCACGTGCCAACTAGCCCATTACAATTGgatattttgaagaaaaaaaaagctgTCAAATTAACTCGGGTGGAAATTCAATTGGCATATAAAACATTTTCTAGGAATTAATTCTCACTAGCtgcaataaaattaaaatattgagAAATGTGGAATAGCCCGCTTAATCAACTATCTTGATCTGATGTGGCACCTCCCATTTAAGTGTCATGTCAGATTGTGTTACTTCTCGTTCTCAGAATAAACAACAATACTCTAAAATATTATCTTCTTTGTGGGCATGCCTTTCTTAATTTGAGACTCTAATTTTTGGTGTACTTCTTGGATAGCTACTAAGAAAACATGAGACATGTCTATTTCCACTCGAGTCCTTTAAATTCTTAAATAACATTAGAACATGAGACGTGAAAACCCTAGTGATAATATATTGAAAACCTAATAATGTCTACATTCTATTAGATAGCTAATAATGAAGTTGAAgagaatttttttatatgataaataattttataatctaaaatatatttattttaatgaaaatgttattattgttaaaaataatagAGCAATAGAGGTTGTCTTTAACATAATTGATGTCGTTTATAAAGTTAATTAGGTCCCATGAAATAATAATATCTATATCATTCTTTGATCTCAGCCGTTGGATTCTTCAATCCAACGGATAATAGTTAGTAAGGGACTTGTCGAGTGAAATTATCGCTAAAACCTTGTAGAGTAGAGGTAGTAGTAGAGTCCATACAACTGAGGACCAAAACCCAAAACCCAAAACCCTAGCCAGTGTGTGTGAGGATGAGGACGAAGAAGGGTGGGAAGCATAAGATAATTCTTCCGCCTGACCTTCCACCGGAGATTGCTGATGATGAAATTGAAGTCTCCGACGAGGACGTCCAGTTCGTCCACAGCAATAAAGATTATGCTGACTTGGTCTCACGCTTGGACACCCAATCTATCACCAAGTTCGTTTTTTTTTAATTCCTTTTTCATATCTGTATTTTCTACCTTAAATTCTCTATAGAATATTGATTTTGATATATTTAATCTCTTAGGTGTCATTTCAACTAATTTCTATATCAAATTCTCAGCCTAAATATACTAGAAATATTGATTTTTTAGTGTGCGAAATTGTGTATTGCCTCTGGTATTAAAAATTGCTTTTTTGAATACCATAATGCATAAGGACATGTCCTGAGTTTTGTTGTTTTTGTGTGTGTATGTTTAAATCTTATTTTCATTGAAACTGATTCGAGCTatcttaaaaattaaaattagtcgATTCTATAGTTAAATATATGTTGAATTTCATATTGAAGAAGATAATGGCCTGCTTCATAATGAATCTGATCAACTTCTGTGTTGCTTTTGTGGGTTTTTTTCCCACTGTTTGCTTGTAATGTTATTCATTAAAACAAGCAGAGGTTTTGATAATAATGAATCTGATCAACTGTGTATTTGCGTAAAAAAGGCATGTTACCCGTGTTGCCGATGTGAAAGAGGATGCTTTAGAGGCCATATATGAGAGACGATTAAAGAAGAAGCAATTGCAGAAAGAGCAAGAAGTTGACAAGCTTGAAGTGGATCGTGTAGATGCTCTTCCAGTAAAAACTTTAGATGGGAAACTTGTCTACCGAACAGGTTTTTAGTTTTTCTCGATCTTACATTGATGTCTTTCCTTTAGTTTTTGAAGCTGTAAGTATGATGCCTTTTGTTCACACTGTCTGGTACAGCTCCAAAGACTTCAAAGCAATCCGAGAACAAtattgatgaagaagaagaagagaaagaagatgaTAAAGAAGGTACAGGTGTTTTTAAGTTGACAAAGGCGGAGAGGAGGGCAAAGCTTAAGAAGGGTAAGAAAGAGGCAAAGAAACAAGGGAAGGAAGTGGTCACACCTGAAGTGGAGCAAACCCCACAAGCAGCTGTTTTGGTATTGTCATTCTCATTTTGAAGTTTCTTATTTTACTTTGTTTTCCTTATGACTGaagtttttgtcatttttttactGGTAATTGTTTGGATTATTAAGTAACAAATGTGAACCTTAGTCATAAAATATATAAGGAATATACTTGAGATACTTTAAGTATTTCATAATATATATTGTGAATTTGTCACATGTATTTGAACTACCTTGTGCATTTTTTGTGTATACTTGTATTGTTTGAAACTGTATCAAATACAACATAAATTGTATCACACTTTTCATGTAGTGATTCTATTCTATTTAAACTGCATCTTAATACTACGTAGATAACTTATAATCTTGGACTCTGGTTTTGTGTGTCCcataatccccccccccccccactttTCTTTTAGGCTGAGGTGAAAGAAGATATCACAGCTGAAGAAGCATTTGAAAATAAGAAGCGTAAGATTGCTGAGCTGGGAACTGCACTGCTTTCTGATCCAGAGTCAAATATCAAATCTCTAAATGAGTTCTTACAACTCTGTAAAGACGATAACCAGTCAATCGTCAAACTTGGACTATTATCTTTGTTGGCAATTTTTAAAGATATCATCCCTGGGTATGAATAATTTCATTGTATGCAAGGTGTCTGGTGTTTGTATTCAGTTTAGATTTTCACATTTTCCATTTGGGTGGCAGCTACCGGATCAGGCTTCCTACTGAGAAGGAGCTCCAGATGAAAGTCTCGAAGGATGTCAAAAAGATGCGGCATTATGAGTCAACACTTTTATCTTCATACAAGGTTGGTTTTTCCAATTTGAATCAGAATTGGAATCTACTGTCAACTTGTTCTGATATTTGGTTTCTCAAACTCAATACTATTGCTGCAGTTGTTAGGCAGGAAAAACTTTTAAGTTCAGTTAATTGTGGCTAATTTTTGTTTTTCACGCATGTTTTAACAGGCATACCTGCAGAAACTATCAGCACTTGTTAATCAATCCTCTTTCCAACATGTGGCCATTCGATGTCTCTGCTCTTTGCTTGATGCCGCACCCCATTTTAACTTCCGCGAGAGCTTGTTAGGTGTTGTTGTCAGAAACATAAGCTCCCAAGATGACGTCGTAAGGTTTTGCTGTTTCTATATTCTTTCTTCCTTGTACTTTTTAAGATTTGCAAAGTTTCCTTTTAAGGGTTAGGAACATAGTTTCGAGTTGGTTGCCCATGCTTATGCTTTAAAATTGAACAATATGCTGAAGTTTGTATATCTTAGTACAGTGTTTTCTTGGATTCTGTGTTTAACTTGCTGTTAAGACTATGAAACAAGTATCtaaatgaatctgcttagggaGTTGAAGTCTTTAAGAGCTTTCCCTCTGAGGCAATTCTAATTTGGTTTTGGCTTATCTggtttttttacattttttc is a window of Humulus lupulus chromosome 4, drHumLupu1.1, whole genome shotgun sequence DNA encoding:
- the LOC133831868 gene encoding aquaporin NIP1-2-like produces the protein MGDSEINETGDHILSLKDDNSNMCVYIAFAQKLLAEFLGTYFLIFAGCGSVAVNLNFDKVVTFPGICITWGLVVMVLIYTVGHISGAHFNPAVTIAFASASRFPLRQVPAYIVAQVLGSTLASGTLRLMFTGKEDHFLGTMPAGSNMQSFVIEFIITFYLLFAVSGVATDDRAIGQLAGIAIGATVLLNVLVAGPISGASMNPARSLGPAIVWGHFKGIWIYLISPTLGAISGVWAYNLIRFTPKPVKVITKTKSFLKTPPQK